In Cytophagia bacterium CHB2, the following proteins share a genomic window:
- a CDS encoding STAS domain-containing protein — protein sequence MNVREKNVGNTVVLELSGKIMGGPDASLLNDKLHELIDKGQTKIIADIGGVEWMNSSGLGILISGLTTMRNNGGELKLANVTERIQSLLMITKLLTVFETYESVDQAIASFK from the coding sequence ATGAATGTGCGAGAAAAAAACGTCGGCAACACCGTCGTCCTGGAACTGTCCGGAAAAATCATGGGCGGCCCGGACGCGAGTCTGCTCAACGACAAGCTGCATGAGTTGATTGACAAAGGCCAGACCAAAATCATCGCCGACATCGGCGGCGTCGAATGGATGAACAGTTCCGGCTTGGGCATTTTGATCAGCGGCTTGACGACGATGCGCAACAATGGCGGCGAACTAAAGCTCGCCAACGTGACGGAGCGCATTCAGAGCTTGTTGATGATCACCAAGCTGTTGACCGTTTTTGAAACGTACGAATCGGTCGATCAGGCAATCGCCAGCTTCAAATAA